The following nucleotide sequence is from Kiritimatiella glycovorans.
CCGCCGGAAGCGCAGGGACCCATTTTCGAGCAGATCGACGACGAATTGAAGCCGGACGTGCTCGTGGAACTCGAAGGCGCGGCGGAGGAGAACGTGCTGCGGTCGCTGAGTTCGGAAGAGATCTCCGACTTCGTCGAAGACATGGCCCCCGACGACGCCGCCGACATCCTGGGGGAAGTGGAGGAACGCAGCCAGGAGATCCTCGAGCTGATGGAGGAGGAGGAATCCGGCGACGTCCGCGAGCTGCTCCAGTATGAGGAGGACACCGCGGGCGGGATCATGACCACGGACTTCGTGGCCGTGCGCAACACCATCACCGCCGGCGAGGCGGTCGAATACATCGCCTCGCTCGAGCTGGACGAGCCGTTTTACTACGCCTACGTGGTCGACAGGGAAGACCGGCTCGTGGGCTGGGTGGAGCTGTGGGACCTGCTGAAGCCCTCGAACCGCAACAAGCGCGTGGTCGATCTGGTCGAACACGACGCGATCCCGGTGCATGTGAGCACGGACCAGGAAGAGGCGGCGCGGGTGGCGGCGAAGTACGACCTGAGTTCGCTGCCGGTACTCGACGAAGAAAACCGGCTGGTGGGACGCATCACGATGGACGACCTGCTGGACGTCATCCAGGAGGAGGCGTCGGAGGATCTGTTCAAGTTCGCGGGATCGAACGAATCCGAGCTGGAATACGATTCGCCGCTGCGCGCCTGCCGGGCACGACTGCCCTGGCTGCTGATCACGCTGGCAACGGGGTTCCTGAGCAGCGTCATTCTCAAACACTTTATCGCGCAGATTACAACCGCCGAGGTGCTCTCGCTGAGTTTCTTCGTGCCGATCATCATGGCCATGGGCGGCAACACCGGCATCCAGTCGTCGACACTGATCATCCGCGGCCTCGCGGTGGGCACGGTGCGCAACCAGAAAATCCTCAAGCTGCTGTCGCGCGAAATCATCGCCGGCGCCCTGATGGGAATCTGCTGCGGACTGATCATCGGCCTGTGGGCGAAACTGATGATCGACCGCACCGTGACGGATGCGATGGCGTTTTCGACCTTCTACCTGTCGTTTACCGTGGGCATTGCGCTGTTCGCGGCCATGTCGTTCGCGGCGGTGTTCGGCGCGCTCGCCCCTATACTGCTCGACCGCAGCAAGGCCGACCCGGCGGTGGCATCGGGTCCCTTTGTGACGGCCTCCAACGACGTGATCGCGCTGATCATCTACTATCTGGTCACGCTGCTGATGCTGGCGATGCACGGATGACCTCCTACCCCGCAACCCGCAAACTATAACCCGCCGCTTACCCATGATCCTCAAAACCCCCGCCATCCCGTTACGGATCACGCCGTACAGCAACACGTCGCGGGTGGTGCGCTGGCTGACTCCGGAGCGGGGCCGGCTGGGCACGCTGATCAAGGGAGCGCTGCGTCCGCGCGGGGGGTTCCTGGGGCAGTACGACTATTTCGCGACCAGCGAGCTGCTCTACTACGAGCGCCGCAAGGAGGGGCTGCACATCGCGCGGGAATGCACGATGACGGAGCGTCGCCCCGAGCTGAGAACGAACTGGCGCGGCGGGGTGTGCGCCTCCTACGTGACGGCCGTCGCCGACCGCCTCACGCCGGACGACGCTCCGTCGGCCGAGCTGTTCGCTTTTCTTGAGCGGGCGCTCGATCACGCCCGGTTCGTGACGGAGCGCGCCGCGGAATTCCTGCTCTGGTTTGAGCTGCAGTGCTGCATCCGGGAGGGGCGCGCCCCGCGGCTGGAGTGCTGCGCCGCCTGCGGCAGCCCGATCGCGGACGGGGATGAGCTTGGCTTCGACGTCGCCCGCGGCGGCGTCCTTCACACCGCCTGCCGCCGCGGCGGGGACTCCGCGCAGCCTGTGGCCCCGGATGTACTGGCGCTCATGCGCGCCTGGGCCCGGGCTGCGCAGCCCGGGCAGGCGGCGCGCACCCGAACGCGCCCCCGCCAGCGGGAGACGATCGGCGCCCTGCTCGGCGCCTTCCTCGAATACCACCTCGAACTCCCCGCCGCGCCGCGCAAAGCCGCGTACTTCGCCCTGACCGCGGGCGAGACCCTCACCTGACAAGCTCCCCGCTCCGGCCTTGCTTTGAGCTTTACCATTCCGGAGTGCATTCCATTTTAGCGTTACTATTATGGAGTACATTCCGTTTCAGAACACGGACCCCGGTCAAGCCCGCCGCAGGAAACAGTGGATGGTCCCTGAACATCAGGACTCCGCCAGGGGGCGCAGCACCTCGTGGGTTCGGTGGATATCTTCCAGCCGGACCCACAGATCGCGTACTTTTTCCGGCACCGCCTCTTCATCACAGACGTGATGCCGGAGATCGCCCCGCAGCACTTTTCCGGTGGCCTCCACGGCACGCTCTTCATCCCACGGCTCCTCCAGAAAAGCGAACAGGCGCTTCATTTCGTCCATGCGCGTGTCCGGGTCCATGAACCGTTCATAGCGGACGGCAACGAGCGGGATGCCTTCCGCGGCGGCGAAAAAGCGCTCGTGGTGCAGGCGCCACAGCCACAGCCCGAATCGGCGGGGAATATGCTGCCGACGCTGAAGAGAGCGGGCGACCTCGGCGGGGTGGCGGAAACAGAGCAGCAGGCGCTCTATGTCGGCGTACTGCCGCCAGACCCCCAGGGTCAGGGTGAACCGGACTTCTTTGATATATTTCCCAGCGTATTGGCCGGCGGTCCGCCGCAGCTCACGTTCCAGCCGTGGTCCGCGCTTCTCGATGGTGGCGGGGTCGGGCTTGAGGAAGGCGGGGATATTCAGCGCACTTCTCAGCCCGTTCTCGAGCCGTTCGGGAAGACCGCTTCTGAGCACGCGAAAGTACATAGAGGTGGGGAGATGACCGAGAATCATCTCGTTATTGAGCCGCAGCACTTCAAGGTTTTCGAAGTACCCCTGCTCGTTCCACCGATCACGTTCGAGCAGCAGGTCGGGGTCTCCACAGTCCGCTCCCAGCGCCTGAATCAGGTGGGTGATGAACGAGGTCCCGCTCCGGTGCATGCCGGTGACGATGCGCATAGGCCGTTCCGTTCAGAGTTCTTTTCTGCTCAGCAGGTAGAGAGGCCGCTTCTTCACTTCCTCGTAAATCCGACTGACGTACTGGCCCAGCATACCGATGGCGAAAAGCTGTGCTCCGCCCAGCAGCAGCACGGCCGCCATCAGGGACGTCCAGCCCGGCACCATCGCCGCCGGATCGACCCACTTGATAATCACGATCCGCAGCAGCCAGAGGACGCCGAGGATGCAGGTGATGATGCCCAGCCACGAGATGAGACGCAGCGGAGCGGAGGAGAAAGAGGTGATGGCGTCGAACGCCAAATGCAGCGACTTCCAGACGGGGTACTTGGTCTCGCCGTCGTGGCGCGCCTCGCGGTCGTATTCGACCGATCCCTGGGTAAAGCCGATCCAGCAGGTGAGCCCGCGCATGAACCGGTGCTGCTCGCGAACGCCGCGCAGCGACTCGACCGCGCGGCGGTCCAGCAGCCGGAAATCCCCGGCGTTGAGCGGAACATCCACGCGCGCCAGTCGTCGGAACAGCTTGTAAAAACCGGCGGCGAGCGTCCTTTTCAGCCAGGACTCTCCCGCCCGCCTGCGCCGGACGGCGTACACCACCTCGCATCCCTCCCGCCAGCGGCGCAGAAGATCCGGAATCACCTCGGGGGGATCCTGCAGATCGGCGTCGATAATGACGACCGCATCGGCGTCGGCGTGGTCCATGCCCGCAGTGATCGCCACCTGGTGGCCGAAGTTGCGCGAGAGCCGGAGCAGCCCGACGCGTGGATCTTTTTCCCTCAGTTCGAGCAGTACATCCGGGCCGTCGTCGGTGCTTCCGTCGTCCACGAATATGAATCGGACTTCTTCGGGCTCCGATTCGAATACGCGGATCGTACGCTCGTAGAGTGTGCGCAGATTTTCGCGCTCGTTCAGGAACGGAACCACCAACGCTACGGTTTTGTTTTGATCAGCCATGATACGGGCCCACTTTATACGGTGGCGGCACGGGAATGCCAACCATGATCCTCGCCGATAAAGACTTGTCGCCCATCCCCGGAAACCTCAGTCTGACGGCGCGATGAAGCACAAGACCCTAAAGTACACGGACCATGCCTTTTTTGCCCTGGTCCTTCTGGCGGCGGCATTCGTGCGCCTGTTCCGGCTGGGCCGCTGCGCCTTCAAGGGCGACACGATCAACTATTACCGCAACGCCGCGGCCGGCACCGGCGTGTTCGAGATCTGGAGGGACTATCCCTGGCACAACCAGGTCCCGTTCACGGAATCGTTCATGCTTGCGTTTCTGAAGGTCTTCCAGCTCCCCGTCAACCATTTCACGGTCCGGCTGCCGTTCGCCCTGATCGGCATCGGGGCGGTCGCCGTGCTCTATTATTTCGTGCGCCCGCGCTGGGGCCGGATCACGGCGTTGCTCGCGGCCCTGTTCTGCGCCTTCGCGCCCTATCACGTCTACCTCTCGCGGGAAGCGTATTACTACGCCGGGGTCGTGCTGACCTCGGCCCTCGCGCTGTGGGCGTTCTGGCCGGTGTGGACAAGGGCCCTTCGCACCGAACCCCCCGACTGGAGAGCCTTCGGGCTGTGGTGGGCCGCGAGCCTTCTGGCCGCGCATACCCACATGTCCGTCTGGCCGGTGTTCGGGGTCCAGTGGCTGATGCTGGCCTGGTCCGCGTTCAAAACCCACCGCGCCGACCGCGATCTGCTTCTCCAGTGGTCCAAACCGCTGGTTCTCACCCCGCTGCTCGTAGCGGTGGTGCTCTCCCCCTGGATCTACCGCCTCTTTACCGCCTCCCGCCTCCATCCGCCCGGTCACGAAGCACGCTTTGTGGAGTGGCTCGCGTCCGTGGCCGGGATCGTACCGGTGATGACGTTCGGGACGCAGTGGTTCGCCCTGCTGTGGCTGCTCGTACCCGTGTCCGGCGTTGTGTGGACGGTGTGGCGGGGAAGCGAACAGGTACGCCCTCACACGCGCCGTCTGCTCCTGCTGAGCGCGTTTCAGGCCGTCGCCCTGCTGAGCGTTTTTACCGTGCTCGGAAAAGGATATCCGCTGAAACACACCTATTGTGCCCCGCTTTTCGCGCCCGTTGCAGTGCTGACGGCCATCGGGATCGCGGGATGGGGGTCATGGTTGACCGCGAGCCGTAAAACAGACGGCCGCATCGTGGCCGTCGCACTCGCCGCAGTCTGCGTCGCGCTGTGGCTCGTACCCGTCCGCGCCAACGTAAACCTCCCGGGCAAAACCAAAATGTTCCGATACGTGGAGCGATGGTTCGAATCAAACGCCCGTGAACAGACCCCGCTGGTGGTCGCCGACCAGTTGACCGCGATCCAGATGAGCGCCGCCGTACCGGAAAAGGCGTATCTGACGTTCCTTTCACCACAGGGCAGGATGTCTGACCCGGAACAGCGCCGCAAAGTCCAGGCGTTCCGACGGGAGCGGCTGCGCGAAATGATGGACCGTTTCCCGTCGGCAATGTACGTCGACTACCTGGACCACGCAAAGATGCAGCACCCCGGCGAATCGACCTGGAACCCGCGGGAGTTCTTCGCCCATACCGTCGTCTTCACCAACCGCGAAGCCCTGACTCTCCGGCGATGGGGCGTCGCGCCGCGGCCCGACTTCTACGGCGAGGGCACGGAGGGCATGATCACCCGCATCCACTACAACAAAGCGGAAGATCTGGCTCACCGGGCCGCAGCGCAAGAGACTTCCCTGCTGCCGCTCTACGGCGAGGGCTGGTCGTACGTCAAAACACGCGATTTGCGCGACTGGGCGATACTGGGTTCGCGCGCCACGCTCCGGGTTCTCAATGGCGGAGATCAGCCGCGGCGCGTAAATCTCTCCATCGAAGCCGTCCCGCTGGGCGGGATGAAGACGATCACTCTTTCCGATGGCGCGGAATTTACCTTCGAAAACCGGGCGCTCGGAAAATGGGTGACCGAAGCGATCGAATTCGCGCCGGGCACGAACCGCGTCACGCTGACCGATGCCTCGCCGGCAACGGGCGACACGCGCCCGCTGCTGATCCGGTCGATCTCGTTTGAGTGAAGAGGCCTGCGTCTCCCGGGTAGGGCGTGATCTCTCCGCCTTCGGCTCTTTATGCCTTCGGCGGACAGGCTAAGCTCTTTTGCGGACGGCCTTCTGCTGTCCAGCAGAATCCCTACCCTCACGCCCCGTCGTCTTTGCCCCCTGTCAGGGAGAAATCTCAAACCTGTGCCGGAGATAAACCTTTTTCCCGTCCGGCTTCCAGGCGGGTACGCGTATTCCCACCGCCCCGGCCTGCATGCCGACCCACGGGTTCGGCGCGATCGTGATGAACGGCAGTTCGGGAGGCCCTTTGACGCCGCGGTGCGCATAGACGTCCCATCCGGAATCGTCGTATCCGCGTTCCGTCCACCCCGATTCGACGTCATCGGCATACTTCCAGCCCGCCTGCGTCGTCACATTGCCGGCGTGCGTCCTTAGACAGAGCTGCACCCAGGGCATCCGCCGGGTCCGTTCGGATTCGACGGCCAGCGCATGGCCCCCGGCATCGAGTTCGACCGGCCAGGCATGAAAGACGGCCGGATGATCGATCCGCGCCGCCTGCTCGCCGTCGAGAAACACCTTCGTCAGCGCGTTGGCGTACACGCCCAGCAGGGCGCGACGCTCATCCGCATGAAACCACTTGAGCTGCCGGGCCTGTTCGCGGACCGCACCCTCCCCGCTCGCAATTACGGCCTTCAATTCGTCGGCGTGCGCCGCGAGACCGTCGCGGCGGATCCGGTAGGCGAGTTCGCGCAATTCCAGCATCTCCATGGCCTCGAAGTCCGGATGACGCTCCATGAACGCGCGCAGGTAATCATGCGCGCCCTCGAAATCCCCCAGCCATTCGTGGTTGATCAGCGAAGTCATCAGCGTCTGTTCGGCGTAACGGCCGGGGGGCACCGGGCGCGCGTCCGGCCCGGACGGCGGGGGAACCGGGGCGGGCGCGTCGAGGTAATAATACGCCACGCTCTCCATCGTGCCGGGGCTGTCATGACCGGGGCCGCGCTCGAACTGCACCCGGATCGACTCGTCGAAGGTCACCGGGTCCGGCCCGTGGAAGCGATACTGGACGGTCCGGAACGGCTCGCGCATAAGCAGTCCGTGCATCGGACGGGCCGCCGCATATTTGTAATACCATCCGCCGTTGAAGTAATCCTCCAGTCCCGTGCCCCGCCACTGCGGGCGGGCGGCGCCGTCGAGGGTGATGGTCTCATCGCCCTCGAGGATCCACCAGCTGTCCTTGCGGCTGTCGACGTAGAGCATGGTCCCCGCATAACGTCCGCGGCCCTTCGCGTCGAGCACGGTATGCGGCGTCCCGAGATCTTCCGGCGTGGAGCGGCGGTAGACCGCGTGGAAGTATGCCCGCGCAGTTTCACCGTCGTCCGGCACCGTGCGGCGGCAGGCCAGTTGCACCGGCACAACCGGCCCGCTTCTGTTGATCACCTCGATCTCCGCCGATGAACGGTAAGTCATCGGGAACCGGCAGATGAAACGATCCGCTTCCATGCCCAGCCAGTGAGACTCGTAGCGCACCCGTCGCCACCCGCTGCCGAAAAACGCAGCCAGCGGCACGTGGACGGAAGGCGAAGACGCACCGTCCCAGGTCATGCGGAGTTCAAGCGACGACAGCGCCGCTTCAGCGGCCGTGGCCGACTCAAATCCGGAGAGATCCGGCTCGACCACCAATTCATCGATCTTCGTCGGCCCGGCATCGAGATGGAGGACGAGCGGTCGGTCCGGGGCCACCTCCGCCGCGACCTGCTCCTGCTCTTTTGAAACCGCCGGTCCTTTTTTCCAGCGTTCCAGGACCTCGCGCAGCGCCGACTCGTCTTCGGCGGAGAGTTCTTTCGGGTAATCGGGCGCCTCGTCGAGCGACTGATGATTGATCTGGTAGAACAGGCGCGGGAATCCTCTGCCGGAGTAGCCGCGATCACGAACCATGATCCGCAGGCGTTGGCGGTACGGGATGGGAACGTAGGAATAGAGGCAGCTCTGCTCCCAGTTCGCGAGCGGGGCGGTGAACGGGAACTCTCCTTCCAGGGCCTTGCGGCGCGTGAGGACGATGCGCGGCCTGCGCTCCCTTCCGAACAGAAAGCGGATCTCCTGATCGGGCTGGATCCCGGTCATCCAGAAACGCGTCACCACGCCCGGCCCCTCGAGATCGGCGACCAGCTTCCATCCGTCCGGAGCCGGTCCGGCGAAGTGATTGAAGTCGTCGTTTCCGCCGGTGGGATCGACGGAGGATTCGAGTGTCGTGCAAGGCTGTGCCGGAGCATCGATTGCGGCGCTCGAAAGCACCTCGTGAACCACTTCGGCATAGGGCCGGTGCTGAGGTTCCTGCGATCCACAACCGGCGGACAGAAACAGGCCGGCGATCACAAACGAAAAAAGAGCCGTTTTGAGCATGGAAGATCGAAGATCCTTCGACATAATAACCGCCTTTCAACCGGACAGGATCCAGTAAGATCCATAGAATGTAATCAAGCCCGTTGACGTATACATGATTCCCGCCATAAAAAACATAGAAGTCTTTTCTGTGACTCTTGTGCCTCTTTGTGGCTATCCAATCCTGTCTTGAGGAGATCTTGATGGCGGAGAATGAGCTTTCAGAACAACCGCGCGTGGCCCTGATCGTCTCCGCACGGAACGAAGAGGCGGATATCGGCGACTGCCTGCGGAGCCTGCTCGCGCAGGATTACGTGAACAAGCAAGTCATCCTGGTCGACAACGCGTCGACCGACCGCACGGCGGAGATCGCGCGCGGGCTTGGGGTACGCGTGGAGGACCGGGGGCCTGAGCGCAGCGCGCAGCGCAATCACGGCGCCGCGGTGTCGGACGCCGGATTCGTCTGTTTCCTCGACGCTGACATGATCTGCCCGGAAACGATGGTTCGGGAATGCCTGGCACAGATGGAGGATGCGGCGGTCGGCGCGGTGGTCATTCCCGAGGAATCGTTCGGCGAGGGATTCTGGTCGCAGTGCAAGGTACTCGAGCGGAGCTGTTACCCGCCCGGCGCCTATGTGGAAGCCGCGCGCTTCTACCGGCGCGACGTCTTCGATGCGCTGGGAGGATTCGACGAAGGACTCACGGGGCTGGAAGATCTCGATCTGCACCAGCGTTGCGCCGCACAGTATGCGATCGGGTACAGCGCAACGCCGATCCGTCATCATGAAGGCCGCATCCGTTTCCTTGAGCAGATGGGCAAGAAGTACCGCTATGGCCGCCTTTCGCCGGCTTATGCCCGCAAGCATCCCGAGGCCTTCCGCCGGCAGGGCAACCCGTTTCGCGGCTACTTCTGGCACGAGCGGAAACGGCTTGCGCGCACTCCGTTTCTGACGACTGCCATGCTCTTCATGAAGTGTTGTGAATTAGTCGCGGGGGGCATCGGGGTGCTGATGGGTCATCTTCGGGGGCGATAAACCGCGGGGGGCTCAATCACGGATCAGCGATCGCGCCAGATCGAGGGTCTCTCTCCCGGTGATCTCCCAGGAAAACCCCGACGCGTAATCCAAAGCCTCGGCCGCCTTTTGTTCCAGCGCCCCGGGATTGTCCAAAAGCTCTGCCGCGCACCGGGCCAGGGCCTCGGGATCATCGACCGGAACCGTTTCCATCCCCTTTTCGAAGACCGCGTATACGGGGAGGTCGTAGGCCACGACCGGCAGGCCGCACTTCATGGCCTCGAGATTCACTTGGCCGAAGCTTTCAAACCGGCTGGGCATCAGGAAAAGCCGGGCACTCTGGAGTACGCGCCATTTCTCATCGCCGTCCAGAAACCCCTTCCAGTCGATGTGCGCGTCCGCCTTTTCGCGTTTGATCTGCTGCTTGAACCGGCGTTCCAGGGTGCGGTCTCCCGAACCGATAATCACGGCTCGAAAACCGGGGCGCTGTCGTCCGATCCTCGCGCACACGTTCACCAGATCCTCCAGTCCCTTCTGGGCGTGGAAGCGTCCGCACCAGGCCGCGTCGTACTTCTTATTCACATTGAACTCGGGTACATCCGCCCCGCTGTAGCGCGAGACCACATGTATCCGCTGTGCCGGGAACCACTGCCGGAGCTGTCGCTCGTAGAGGGGATTGTTGGTAAGAAGGGTGGCCCGCTTCGGGATGCGGCTGCGATATCGCCATTGTTCGAGCCTGTAGCGAATCAGCCTCGGGTCCGGCAGGTGGACAGACCC
It contains:
- a CDS encoding glycosyltransferase family 4 protein, encoding MRLIHFDLAYTSGMSGGDRCTLETVRYLAGQGVDNEVLLPGSAVPNYASLGLDCHPHCRLHPVPSCGGAEGAVDIMQAYMRRVRHALRLIERLERKPDTVLLCHNEFFPNRTPFFRLADRWPEAALIAWVHMLAPDLWRGYNGQYTGSVHLPDPRLIRYRLEQWRYRSRIPKRATLLTNNPLYERQLRQWFPAQRIHVVSRYSGADVPEFNVNKKYDAAWCGRFHAQKGLEDLVNVCARIGRQRPGFRAVIIGSGDRTLERRFKQQIKREKADAHIDWKGFLDGDEKWRVLQSARLFLMPSRFESFGQVNLEAMKCGLPVVAYDLPVYAVFEKGMETVPVDDPEALARCAAELLDNPGALEQKAAEALDYASGFSWEITGRETLDLARSLIRD
- a CDS encoding glycoside hydrolase family 172 protein; its protein translation is MSKDLRSSMLKTALFSFVIAGLFLSAGCGSQEPQHRPYAEVVHEVLSSAAIDAPAQPCTTLESSVDPTGGNDDFNHFAGPAPDGWKLVADLEGPGVVTRFWMTGIQPDQEIRFLFGRERRPRIVLTRRKALEGEFPFTAPLANWEQSCLYSYVPIPYRQRLRIMVRDRGYSGRGFPRLFYQINHQSLDEAPDYPKELSAEDESALREVLERWKKGPAVSKEQEQVAAEVAPDRPLVLHLDAGPTKIDELVVEPDLSGFESATAAEAALSSLELRMTWDGASSPSVHVPLAAFFGSGWRRVRYESHWLGMEADRFICRFPMTYRSSAEIEVINRSGPVVPVQLACRRTVPDDGETARAYFHAVYRRSTPEDLGTPHTVLDAKGRGRYAGTMLYVDSRKDSWWILEGDETITLDGAARPQWRGTGLEDYFNGGWYYKYAAARPMHGLLMREPFRTVQYRFHGPDPVTFDESIRVQFERGPGHDSPGTMESVAYYYLDAPAPVPPPSGPDARPVPPGRYAEQTLMTSLINHEWLGDFEGAHDYLRAFMERHPDFEAMEMLELRELAYRIRRDGLAAHADELKAVIASGEGAVREQARQLKWFHADERRALLGVYANALTKVFLDGEQAARIDHPAVFHAWPVELDAGGHALAVESERTRRMPWVQLCLRTHAGNVTTQAGWKYADDVESGWTERGYDDSGWDVYAHRGVKGPPELPFITIAPNPWVGMQAGAVGIRVPAWKPDGKKVYLRHRFEISP
- a CDS encoding glycosyltransferase → MAENELSEQPRVALIVSARNEEADIGDCLRSLLAQDYVNKQVILVDNASTDRTAEIARGLGVRVEDRGPERSAQRNHGAAVSDAGFVCFLDADMICPETMVRECLAQMEDAAVGAVVIPEESFGEGFWSQCKVLERSCYPPGAYVEAARFYRRDVFDALGGFDEGLTGLEDLDLHQRCAAQYAIGYSATPIRHHEGRIRFLEQMGKKYRYGRLSPAYARKHPEAFRRQGNPFRGYFWHERKRLARTPFLTTAMLFMKCCELVAGGIGVLMGHLRGR
- the mgtE gene encoding magnesium transporter, which codes for MTDLNRLKQQISFCARGDLWEQVPRFLQDLHPADLAEIIADAPPEAQGPIFEQIDDELKPDVLVELEGAAEENVLRSLSSEEISDFVEDMAPDDAADILGEVEERSQEILELMEEEESGDVRELLQYEEDTAGGIMTTDFVAVRNTITAGEAVEYIASLELDEPFYYAYVVDREDRLVGWVELWDLLKPSNRNKRVVDLVEHDAIPVHVSTDQEEAARVAAKYDLSSLPVLDEENRLVGRITMDDLLDVIQEEASEDLFKFAGSNESELEYDSPLRACRARLPWLLITLATGFLSSVILKHFIAQITTAEVLSLSFFVPIIMAMGGNTGIQSSTLIIRGLAVGTVRNQKILKLLSREIIAGALMGICCGLIIGLWAKLMIDRTVTDAMAFSTFYLSFTVGIALFAAMSFAAVFGALAPILLDRSKADPAVASGPFVTASNDVIALIIYYLVTLLMLAMHG
- a CDS encoding sulfotransferase family protein — protein: MRIVTGMHRSGTSFITHLIQALGADCGDPDLLLERDRWNEQGYFENLEVLRLNNEMILGHLPTSMYFRVLRSGLPERLENGLRSALNIPAFLKPDPATIEKRGPRLERELRRTAGQYAGKYIKEVRFTLTLGVWRQYADIERLLLCFRHPAEVARSLQRRQHIPRRFGLWLWRLHHERFFAAAEGIPLVAVRYERFMDPDTRMDEMKRLFAFLEEPWDEERAVEATGKVLRGDLRHHVCDEEAVPEKVRDLWVRLEDIHRTHEVLRPLAES
- a CDS encoding glycosyltransferase family 2 protein — encoded protein: MADQNKTVALVVPFLNERENLRTLYERTIRVFESEPEEVRFIFVDDGSTDDGPDVLLELREKDPRVGLLRLSRNFGHQVAITAGMDHADADAVVIIDADLQDPPEVIPDLLRRWREGCEVVYAVRRRRAGESWLKRTLAAGFYKLFRRLARVDVPLNAGDFRLLDRRAVESLRGVREQHRFMRGLTCWIGFTQGSVEYDREARHDGETKYPVWKSLHLAFDAITSFSSAPLRLISWLGIITCILGVLWLLRIVIIKWVDPAAMVPGWTSLMAAVLLLGGAQLFAIGMLGQYVSRIYEEVKKRPLYLLSRKEL
- the recO gene encoding DNA repair protein RecO; its protein translation is MILKTPAIPLRITPYSNTSRVVRWLTPERGRLGTLIKGALRPRGGFLGQYDYFATSELLYYERRKEGLHIARECTMTERRPELRTNWRGGVCASYVTAVADRLTPDDAPSAELFAFLERALDHARFVTERAAEFLLWFELQCCIREGRAPRLECCAACGSPIADGDELGFDVARGGVLHTACRRGGDSAQPVAPDVLALMRAWARAAQPGQAARTRTRPRQRETIGALLGAFLEYHLELPAAPRKAAYFALTAGETLT
- a CDS encoding ArnT family glycosyltransferase, which codes for MKHKTLKYTDHAFFALVLLAAAFVRLFRLGRCAFKGDTINYYRNAAAGTGVFEIWRDYPWHNQVPFTESFMLAFLKVFQLPVNHFTVRLPFALIGIGAVAVLYYFVRPRWGRITALLAALFCAFAPYHVYLSREAYYYAGVVLTSALALWAFWPVWTRALRTEPPDWRAFGLWWAASLLAAHTHMSVWPVFGVQWLMLAWSAFKTHRADRDLLLQWSKPLVLTPLLVAVVLSPWIYRLFTASRLHPPGHEARFVEWLASVAGIVPVMTFGTQWFALLWLLVPVSGVVWTVWRGSEQVRPHTRRLLLLSAFQAVALLSVFTVLGKGYPLKHTYCAPLFAPVAVLTAIGIAGWGSWLTASRKTDGRIVAVALAAVCVALWLVPVRANVNLPGKTKMFRYVERWFESNAREQTPLVVADQLTAIQMSAAVPEKAYLTFLSPQGRMSDPEQRRKVQAFRRERLREMMDRFPSAMYVDYLDHAKMQHPGESTWNPREFFAHTVVFTNREALTLRRWGVAPRPDFYGEGTEGMITRIHYNKAEDLAHRAAAQETSLLPLYGEGWSYVKTRDLRDWAILGSRATLRVLNGGDQPRRVNLSIEAVPLGGMKTITLSDGAEFTFENRALGKWVTEAIEFAPGTNRVTLTDASPATGDTRPLLIRSISFE